A stretch of the Medicago truncatula cultivar Jemalong A17 chromosome 5, MtrunA17r5.0-ANR, whole genome shotgun sequence genome encodes the following:
- the LOC11416542 gene encoding transcription factor HHO5 isoform X3 — protein sequence MEQQQQLNLDLTLASVPKTVSHFLNNVVQTKDMSQKLSMLDDLVHSLEEEMKKVLAFKRELPLSILLLNDAIARLNDEKEKVRLMKMDDLKENCDNKKNWMSSAQLWTNETKSNEGDDDRTVLHKGNGGEVFMGFTENLLKEVSQAKSFSLVSEVSHGNSKSGGGSSGSSLLRVEIQNQPQPPQPLQQSSRKQRRCWSSELHRRFVDALQQLGGAHAATPKQIREKMQVDGLTNDEVKSHLQKYRLHVRRFPVSSIQEANKLALYMAHDQCEEDTSEGNFSESVSPQGPLTPLLLGGSAQGLSSHGRNSMDAEDEQSDCRNWKSD from the exons atggaacaacaacaacaattgaacttAGATTTGACTTTAGCCTCTGTTCCAAAAACCGTTTCTCATTTCCTCAACAACGTTGTTCAAACCAAAGACATGTCTCAGAAACTTTCAATGCTTGATGACTTAGTTCATAGCTTggaagaagaaatgaagaaagtTCTTGCTTTCAAACGTGAACTCCCTCTTTCCATACTCCTCCTTAATGatg CTATAGCaagattgaatgatgaaaaagaaaaagttaggTTGATGAAAATGGATGATTTGAAAGAAAACTGTGATAATAAGAAGAATTGGATGAGTTCAGCTCAGCTATGGACTAATGAAACAAAATCg aaTGAAGGTGATGATGATAGGACTGTGTTACATAAGGGTAATGGTGGAGAGGTATTTATGGGATTTACTGAAAATTTGTTGAAGGAGGTTTCACAAGCTAAGAGCTTTAGTTTGGTCTCTGAAGTGAGTCATGGAAATTCCAAGAGTGGTGGTGGAAGTTCCGGATCGTCTTTGTTGCGTGTTGAGATACAGAATCAACCTCAGCCGCCGCAACCTTTGCAGCAGAGTTCCAGGAAACAAAGGAGGTGCTGGTCGTCGGAGCTTCATCGCCGATTTGTTGATGCACTTCAACAGCTTGGTGGAGCACATG CAGCCACTCCTAAACAAATTAGGGAAAAGATGCAAGTGGATGGATTAACAAATGATGAAGTGAAAAGCCATTTGCAA AAGTATAGGCTCCATGTTAGAAGATTCCCAGTTTCTTCAATTCAGGAGGCTAACAAGTTAGCCTTATATATGGCTCATGATCAATGTGAAGAAGATACATCAGAGGGAAACTTCTCAGAGTCTGTTTCCCCACAGGGTCCTCTTACCCCTCTTCTCCTTGGTGGATCTGCTCAAGGTCTCTCAAGCCATGGAAGAAACAGTATGGATGCAGAAGATGAGCAATCAGATTGCAGGAATTGGAAAAGCGATTAG
- the LOC11416542 gene encoding transcription factor HHO5 isoform X2, translating to MEQQQQLNLDLTLASVPKTVSHFLNNVVQTKDMSQKLSMLDDLVHSLEEEMKKVLAFKRELPLSILLLNDAIARLNDEKEKVRLMKMDDLKENCDNKKNWMSSAQLWTNETKSKNEGDDDRTVLHKGNGGEVFMGFTENLLKEVSQAKSFSLVSEVSHGNSKSGGGSSGSSLLRVEIQNQPQPPQPLQQSSRKQRRCWSSELHRRFVDALQQLGGAHATPKQIREKMQVDGLTNDEVKSHLQKYRLHVRRFPVSSIQEANKLALYMAHDQCEEDTSEGNFSESVSPQGPLTPLLLGGSAQGLSSHGRNSMDAEDEQSDCRNWKSD from the exons atggaacaacaacaacaattgaacttAGATTTGACTTTAGCCTCTGTTCCAAAAACCGTTTCTCATTTCCTCAACAACGTTGTTCAAACCAAAGACATGTCTCAGAAACTTTCAATGCTTGATGACTTAGTTCATAGCTTggaagaagaaatgaagaaagtTCTTGCTTTCAAACGTGAACTCCCTCTTTCCATACTCCTCCTTAATGatg CTATAGCaagattgaatgatgaaaaagaaaaagttaggTTGATGAAAATGGATGATTTGAAAGAAAACTGTGATAATAAGAAGAATTGGATGAGTTCAGCTCAGCTATGGACTAATGAAACAAAATCg aagaaTGAAGGTGATGATGATAGGACTGTGTTACATAAGGGTAATGGTGGAGAGGTATTTATGGGATTTACTGAAAATTTGTTGAAGGAGGTTTCACAAGCTAAGAGCTTTAGTTTGGTCTCTGAAGTGAGTCATGGAAATTCCAAGAGTGGTGGTGGAAGTTCCGGATCGTCTTTGTTGCGTGTTGAGATACAGAATCAACCTCAGCCGCCGCAACCTTTGCAGCAGAGTTCCAGGAAACAAAGGAGGTGCTGGTCGTCGGAGCTTCATCGCCGATTTGTTGATGCACTTCAACAGCTTGGTGGAGCACATG CCACTCCTAAACAAATTAGGGAAAAGATGCAAGTGGATGGATTAACAAATGATGAAGTGAAAAGCCATTTGCAA AAGTATAGGCTCCATGTTAGAAGATTCCCAGTTTCTTCAATTCAGGAGGCTAACAAGTTAGCCTTATATATGGCTCATGATCAATGTGAAGAAGATACATCAGAGGGAAACTTCTCAGAGTCTGTTTCCCCACAGGGTCCTCTTACCCCTCTTCTCCTTGGTGGATCTGCTCAAGGTCTCTCAAGCCATGGAAGAAACAGTATGGATGCAGAAGATGAGCAATCAGATTGCAGGAATTGGAAAAGCGATTAG
- the LOC11416542 gene encoding transcription factor HHO5 isoform X1 — translation MEQQQQLNLDLTLASVPKTVSHFLNNVVQTKDMSQKLSMLDDLVHSLEEEMKKVLAFKRELPLSILLLNDAIARLNDEKEKVRLMKMDDLKENCDNKKNWMSSAQLWTNETKSKNEGDDDRTVLHKGNGGEVFMGFTENLLKEVSQAKSFSLVSEVSHGNSKSGGGSSGSSLLRVEIQNQPQPPQPLQQSSRKQRRCWSSELHRRFVDALQQLGGAHAATPKQIREKMQVDGLTNDEVKSHLQKYRLHVRRFPVSSIQEANKLALYMAHDQCEEDTSEGNFSESVSPQGPLTPLLLGGSAQGLSSHGRNSMDAEDEQSDCRNWKSD, via the exons atggaacaacaacaacaattgaacttAGATTTGACTTTAGCCTCTGTTCCAAAAACCGTTTCTCATTTCCTCAACAACGTTGTTCAAACCAAAGACATGTCTCAGAAACTTTCAATGCTTGATGACTTAGTTCATAGCTTggaagaagaaatgaagaaagtTCTTGCTTTCAAACGTGAACTCCCTCTTTCCATACTCCTCCTTAATGatg CTATAGCaagattgaatgatgaaaaagaaaaagttaggTTGATGAAAATGGATGATTTGAAAGAAAACTGTGATAATAAGAAGAATTGGATGAGTTCAGCTCAGCTATGGACTAATGAAACAAAATCg aagaaTGAAGGTGATGATGATAGGACTGTGTTACATAAGGGTAATGGTGGAGAGGTATTTATGGGATTTACTGAAAATTTGTTGAAGGAGGTTTCACAAGCTAAGAGCTTTAGTTTGGTCTCTGAAGTGAGTCATGGAAATTCCAAGAGTGGTGGTGGAAGTTCCGGATCGTCTTTGTTGCGTGTTGAGATACAGAATCAACCTCAGCCGCCGCAACCTTTGCAGCAGAGTTCCAGGAAACAAAGGAGGTGCTGGTCGTCGGAGCTTCATCGCCGATTTGTTGATGCACTTCAACAGCTTGGTGGAGCACATG CAGCCACTCCTAAACAAATTAGGGAAAAGATGCAAGTGGATGGATTAACAAATGATGAAGTGAAAAGCCATTTGCAA AAGTATAGGCTCCATGTTAGAAGATTCCCAGTTTCTTCAATTCAGGAGGCTAACAAGTTAGCCTTATATATGGCTCATGATCAATGTGAAGAAGATACATCAGAGGGAAACTTCTCAGAGTCTGTTTCCCCACAGGGTCCTCTTACCCCTCTTCTCCTTGGTGGATCTGCTCAAGGTCTCTCAAGCCATGGAAGAAACAGTATGGATGCAGAAGATGAGCAATCAGATTGCAGGAATTGGAAAAGCGATTAG